The genome window TATTCTCAAGCTGGCGGACGTTACCGGGCCAGGGCATGGTGGTGAGGTATTCTTCAGCGTCGGGCCGCAGGATCTTGGTTTCTACAGCAAGTTCCTTGGCGGCACGCTTCAGAAAGTGCTGCATCAGGCGCGGAATATCCTCACGCCGTTCCGCAAGCTTGGGCAGGTGCACACGAATGACGTTCAGACGGTGGAAAAGGTCTTCCCGAAACGAGCCGGCCTGAACCAGTTTTTCCAGATCCTGGTGGGTTGCGGCAATAATCCGTACATCTACTTTTATGGGGGTTGTGCCGCCTACCCGGTAAAACTCACCGTCGGCAAGCACCCGTAACAGTCGGGTCTGGGTATCCGCCGGCATGTCTCCGATTTCATCGAGGAAAAGCGTGCCGCTATTGGCCTGTTCGAACCGACCCTGTCGGGCAGCCCCCGCCCCGGTAAAGGAGCCTTTCTCGTGTCCGAATAGTTCTGATTCGATCAGATCCTTGGGAATGGCAGCCATGTTCAGGGCGATAAACGGGTGTTTGGCTCGCGGGCTGTGATTGTGAAGGGCCTGGGCCACCAGCTCTTTACCGGTTCCGCTTTCGCCGTTGATCAGTACCGTGATGTTGGAGTGTGAGAGACGACCAATGGCTCGAAACACCTCCTGCATGGCCGGCGCTTCGCCGATAATCTCCATATTCCGCTGGACGCTTTCGACCTGGGGTTCCGCACTTGCCCGCTTTTCATGGCTGTGGGCTACGGCGCGCTTAACCAG of Marinobacter sediminum contains these proteins:
- the ntrC gene encoding nitrogen regulation protein NR(I), encoding MSQPANVWIIDDDRSIRWVLERALNQAGMQPRVFESGESIMMRLEHEQPDAIISDIRMPGVDGITLLSQIVEVHPDVPVIIMTAHSDLESAVTSYQTGAFEYLPKPFDVDDAVALVKRAVAHSHEKRASAEPQVESVQRNMEIIGEAPAMQEVFRAIGRLSHSNITVLINGESGTGKELVAQALHNHSPRAKHPFIALNMAAIPKDLIESELFGHEKGSFTGAGAARQGRFEQANSGTLFLDEIGDMPADTQTRLLRVLADGEFYRVGGTTPIKVDVRIIAATHQDLEKLVQAGSFREDLFHRLNVIRVHLPKLAERREDIPRLMQHFLKRAAKELAVETKILRPDAEEYLTTMPWPGNVRQLENTCRWLTVMASGREVHIDDLPPELLHQAETPTTGTTWQEGLRNWAEQELKRGKKGILDAAVPEFEKIMIETALKHTGGRRRDASVLLGWGRNTLTRKINELGLDHPENDDD